One part of the Syngnathus acus chromosome 17, fSynAcu1.2, whole genome shotgun sequence genome encodes these proteins:
- the LOC119136991 gene encoding leukocyte cell-derived chemotaxin 1-like, with protein sequence MAGNSEKVPIASAGPEEMQQFMPPAYSSVAEKPAATGRLLKAGIAVLVAGAVLLLLGAVGAFYFWNNNEKHVYNVHYSMSINGKVEEGTMEIDTKNNMEKFSTSSGADQAMEVHDFEIGITGIRFSGGEKCFIKTQVKARLPDVEGLDKDSMTFDLEDEVMPATFEDDLVWVAAGAPLSDSTFLSDKIKDLCGDLPIFWLRPTYSTSGHRKTRAAPRRRQAPTDEEEEDVEAEFNPENPYHNNLEGEDSMNIDPRLDHEGVCCRECRRSYTHCQRICEPLGGYHPWPYHYRGCRVACRVIMPCNWWVARILGIV encoded by the exons ATGGCCGGGAACTCCGAGAAGGTACCGATCGCCTCAGCGGGACCGGAGGAAATGCAGCAGTTTATGCCTCCT gcATACTCCAGCGTAGCCGAGAAACCTGCAGCGACCGGGCGCCTCCTGAAGGCCGGGATCGCAGTGCTCGTCGCCGGGGCCGTGTTGCTCCTTCTGGGGGCCGTTGGAGCGTTTTACTTCTGGAACAACAATGAAAAACAC gtCTACAATGTCCACTACAGCATGAGCATCAATGGCAAAGTGGAGGAGGGCACGATGGAGATCGACACAAAGAACAACATGGAAAAGTTCAGCACGAGCAGTGGGGCGGATCAGGCCATGGAGGTCCACGATTTTGAGATT ggaATCACAGGGATCCGGTTTTCAGGGGGTGAGAAGTGCTTCATTAAGACCCAGGTGAAGGCCCGCCTGCCTGATGTGGAGGGTCTTGACAAGGACTcaatgacctttgacctg GAGGATGAGGTGATGCCGGCCACGTTTGAGGATGACCTTGTATGGGTGGCGGCTGGTGCGCCTCTCTCCGACTCTACTTTCCTCAGTGACAAGATTAAGGATTTGTGTGGAGATCTGCCCATCTTCTGGCTGCGCCCTACCTACTCTACCA GCGGACATAGGAAGACGAGGGCTGCCCCCCGCCGCCGTCAGGCACCCAcggatgaagaagaagaggacgTGGAGGCTGAGTTCAACCCCGAGAACCCCTATCAC AACAACCTTGAGGGGGAGGATAGCATGAACATCGACCCCAGGTTGGACCACGAGGGCGTTTGCTGCAGAGAGTGCCGGCGCAGTTACACCCACTGCCAGAGGATCTGCGAGCCACTGGGGGGTTACCACCCGTGGCCGTACCATTACAGAGGCTGCCGAGTGGCTTGTCGAGTGATCATGCCTTGCAACTGGTGGGTGGCACGTATTCTGGGGATTGTGTAG
- the LOC119137422 gene encoding protocadherin-8-like has product MRETWWLLLLLSLTSLAAVTKTKTVKYQTFEEDAPGTVIGNLAKDISSASAYSSVGSRSSFRMMKQFNSSFIRLRESDGQLSIGERIDRERICKHTLQCLVSFDVVSFSKEQFKLIHVEVEVKDINDNSPVFPRKESTMDISENTAVGTRIPLDFAVDEDVGVNYIQSYQISVNSHFSIDVLSRADGVKYAELVLMKELDRETQASYALELVAMDGGNPSRSGTTRVNIKVKDYNDNSPVFDQNSFSVDLPEDAPVGTLLLDLNAEDPDEGLNGEVVYGFGNQVPLEIRQLFKVDRKSGRLTLESPIDFESKNTYEFDVQAADLGPNPSPAICKIVVQVQDVNDNAPEISITPMTSITAGIAYITEAAARESFVALVSTSDRDSGANGQVHCTLYGHDHFRLQQAYEDSFMIVSTSPLDREKIPEYNLTVVAEDLGSPPFRTITQYTIRLTDENDNAPVFSKPVYEVAVVENNAPGAYVTTVVARDVDMGPNGKVTYKLADTYFMGSPISTFVSLDPASGSLYALRSFNYEVMKQLELRITANDGGSPPLSGSANVFLRVVDQNDNAPAITHPVLNNSSAEVLLPRDAPSGYVITRVEARDADEGVNSELSFGLATGEPSVFSVNKVTGDIYLNRLLSHDVDDTLSVTVTVSDNGRPALTSTATLHFLIIAGSPPSDRTVYQAGGGGVASAQWDLSVVIIVVLAGSCTLLLLAIILIATTCNRHRGDKSGEDSDSYGEKSTLERARNHVAGNPLLPMHAAASAGSVTFEGHSYNSEAHVGGSDMCSASEDGSEVPCVYDSDTNNKPRGNKHEGYSTLPGYGNAKEAVRPITIWKGNSYTTISARDPAFSGKDSGKGDSDFNDSDSDVSGDTGLKKDGASVPPMAGQNALWACTSECKVLGHSDRCWSPSAVRANAAPSPAPTVSSFTSHSKTASLPRDPHRKDNYYQAHIPKTVGLQSVYEKVLDREYDYVMITPTRPVRVQEVCSDVTIPVYTPSPTHCNKNDA; this is encoded by the exons ATGAGGGAAACATGGTGGCTCTTGTTGTTGCTTTCTTTGACAAGCCTGGCAGCCGTCACAAAGACAAAGACGGTCAAGTATCAAACCTTCGAGGAAGACGCCCCGGGCACAGTGATCGGTAACTTGGCCAAGGACATCTCTTCTGCCTCTGCATACTCCTCTGTAGGGTCCCGGTCCAGTTTCAGGATGATGAAACAGTTCAACTCCTCTTTCATCCGTCTGAGGGAGAGCGACGGGCAGCTGAGCATCGGGGAGCGGATAGACAGGGAGCGCATCTGCAAACACACCCTGCAATGCCTCGTCTCTTTCGACGTGGTAAGTTTCTCCAAGGAGCAGTTCAAGCTCATCCACGTTGAGGTGGAGGTCAAGGACATCAACGACAACTCCCCGGTGTTCCCTCGTAAAGAGTCGACTATGGACATCTCGGAAAACACCGCCGTGGGGACGCGCATCCCCCTGGACTTTGCCGTGGATGAGGACGTCGGGGTGAACTACATTCAAAGCTATCAGATCTCAGTCAACAGTCACTTTTCCATCGACGTGCTGAGCAGGGCTGATGGGGTTAAATATGCAGAGCTGGTGCTCATGAAAGAGTTAGACCGCGAGACTCAGGCTTCTTACGCGCTGGAATTGGTCGCTATGGATGGCGGGAACCCGTCCCGCTCGGGAACCACGCGCGTCAACATCAAGGTGAAAGATTACAATGACAATAGCCCCGTTTTTGACCAGAACAGCTTCTCCGTGGACTTGCCAGAAGACGCTCCCGTGGGCACTCTGCTGCTGGACCTGAATGCAGAGGACCCAGACGAAGGGCTGAACGGCGAGGTGGTGTACGGCTTTGGGAACCAGGTGCCCTTAGAGATCCGCCAACTCTTCAAAGTGGACAGAAAAAGCGGCAGGCTCACCCTGGAAAGCCCCATTGACTTTGAAAGTAAGAACACGTACGAGTTTGATGTCCAGGCCGCCGACTTGGGTCCGAACCCCAGCCCGGCCATTTGCAAGATTGTCGTTCAGGTGCAAGACGTTAACGACAACGCGCCCGAGATCTCCATCACCCCCATGACATCCATCACCGCGGGGATCGCCTACATCACCGAGGCAGCGGCCAGGGAGAGTTTTGTGGCGCTGGTCAGTACCTCGGACAGAGATTCCGGAGCCAACGGGCAAGTGCACTGCACCCTCTACGGACACGACCACTTCAGACTGCAGCAAGCCTACGAGGACAGCTTCATGATCGTTAGCACCAGCCCGTTAGACCGCGAGAAAATTCCCGAGTACAACCTGACGGTGGTGGCTGAGGACCTGGGTTCTCCTCCCTTCAGAACCATCACTCAGTACACCATCCGGCTCACGGACGAGAACGACAACGCGCCGGTGTTCAGTAAGCCCGTGTACGAAGTGGCCGTGGTGGAGAACAACGCGCCTGGTGCGTACGTCACCACAGTGGTGGCGCGGGACGTGGATATGGGGCCCAACGGAAAGGTCACCTACAAATTAGCGGACACCTACTTCATGGGCTCCCCGATTTCCACATTTGTGTCGCTGGACCCCGCCAGTGGGTCACTTTACGCGTTGCGGAGCTTCAACTACGAAGTGATGAAGCAACTGGAGCTGCGAATCACAGCCAACGACGGTGGCTCCCCGCCCCTGTCTGGAAGCGCCAATGTTTTCCTGAGGGTGGTGGACCAGAACGACAATGCACCGGCCATCACCCACCCGGTACTCAACAACAGCTCGGCCGAGGTCCTCTTGCCCCGGGACGCGCCGAGTGGCTACGTCATCACGCGTGTGGAAGCCCGAGATGCGGACGAAGGCGTCAACTCAGAGCTTTCCTTCGGTTTGGCCACCGGTGAACCGTCCGTGTTCTCCGTCAACAAGGTCACGGGGGACATCTACCTGAACCGATTGCTCAGCCACGACGTGGACGATACCTTGAGCGTGACGGTGACGGTGAGCGACAACGGCAGGCCGGCGCTCACCTCCACCGCCACGCTGCATTTCCTCATCATCGCCGGGTCCCCGCCGAGCGACCGCACCGTGTACCAGGCGGGCGGCGGGGGTGTCGCGTCGGCGCAGTGGGACCTGTCTGTGGTCATCATCGTCGTATTGGCGGGGAGCTGCACACTCCTGCTGCTCGCCATCATCCTCATCGCCACCACCTGCAACCGCCACAGAGGAGACAAGAGTGGCGAGGACAGCGACTCGTATGGAGAGAAAAGTACTTTGGAGCGCGCCAGGAACCACGTGGCCGGAAACCCGCTTCTCCCCATGCACGCGGCCGCCTCCGCGGGATCAGTGACCTTCGAGGGGCACTCGTACAACAGTGAGGCCCACGTCGGGGGTAGCGACATGTGCTCGGCCTCAGAGGACGGCAGCGAGGTCCCCTGCGTTTACGActcagacacaaacaacaagcCAAGAGGGAATAAACATGAG GGATACTCGACATTGCCTGGCTATGGGAACGCAAAGGAGGCCGTGAGGCCAATCACCATCTGGAAGGGTAACTCTTACACCACCATCTCCGCCAGGGACCCTGCCTTCAGTGGCAAAGACAGCGGAAAGGGGGACAGTGACTTCAATGACAGTGACAGTGATGTGAGCGGAGACACTGGCTTGAAGAAAGATGGCGCATCTGTTCCCCCGATGGCTGGCCAAAATG ctttatGGGCTTGCACCAGCGAGTGTAAGGTTCTGGGTCATTCGGATCGCTGTTGGAGCCCCTCAGCAGTGAGAGCCAACGCAGCCCCGTCACCCGCCCCGACTGTTTCGTCCTTCACCAGCCACTCCAAGACAGCTTCCTTGCCTCGGGACCCCCACCGAAAGGACAACTACTACCAAGCGCACATCCCCAAAACTGTAGGCCTGCAGAGCGTGTATGAGAAGGTGCTGGACAGGGAGTATGACTATGTCATGATCACCCCCACGAGGCCGGTGAGGGTCCAGGAGGTGTGCAGTGATGTCACTATCCCCGTATACACACCCAGTCCGACACACTGTAACAAAAATGATGCGTGA